A single genomic interval of Trachemys scripta elegans isolate TJP31775 chromosome 3, CAS_Tse_1.0, whole genome shotgun sequence harbors:
- the MALL gene encoding MAL-like protein yields MASKDLPPPVTHTEPDMPSGAKIFRTVPYAFILPELIFGCWVWILVAATTVYFPMLQGWVMYVSLSSFSFSLMFLLCYLFGFRRNSDSWKVVDSMYHGATAIFYMSAAVLQANATIRSETEAPGQYIPRYYQINVAASFFAFITALLYILHAFSIYYH; encoded by the exons ATGGCATCAAAAGATCTCCCTCCACCTGTTACCCACACAGAACCTGACATGCCATCTGGAGCAAAAATATTTAGAACAGTGCCATATGCTTTTATCCTACCAGAGCTA ATATTTGGATGCTGGGTCTGGATCCTCGTAGCTGCCACCACAGTGTATTTCCCTATGCTGCAGGGATGGGTTATGTACGTCTCACTGAGTTCATTTTCCTTCTCCCTGATGTTCCTGTTGTGTTACCTGTTTGGATTTCGCAGAAACAGTGACTCGTGGAAAGTAGTG GATAGTATGTATCATGGAGCCACTGCAATTTTCTATATGAGCGCGGCGGTCTTACAAGCTAATGCAACAATCCGCTCTGAGACTGAAGCGCCTGGACAATATATTCCTCGTTACTATCAAATCAATGTTGCTGCCTCA ttcttTGCTTTTATCACGGCTCTGCTGTATATTTTACATGCCTTCAGCATCTACTACCACTGA